In Solanum lycopersicum chromosome 5, SLM_r2.1, the following are encoded in one genomic region:
- the LOC104647604 gene encoding probable WRKY transcription factor 27, producing the protein MGDDNRDIGVVARSCNINKPNNVVYPKLGLNVSHVWSYFDKTLAPRMNSFTGSSEIVSLDFPIIRQERSYDQVIISNQNNNQELYLHSITPIQFIQQITVPQSRTIVECVPPTTTQAEWIDKQKQLDIGANSHPNFSFSMNTTLTQSQTRKNHSIMLTYESSQQELTNDKWAWRKYGQKYIKGSPFPRNYYKCSTSKHCEAKKQIEKSSKDEDIFLVSCSGEHNHDPPKSRRYLASCNNNSKLNLPKGINISPKESIFNASSSLSKRVKHSTDVASPIIGTKPPLEIGSKNKMVVAIVHNIGDGEEKVDMNEDIFMGIDQL; encoded by the exons ATGGGGGATGATAATCGGGATATAGGTGTAGTAGCAAGAAGTTGTAATATCAATAAACCTAACAATGTTGTATATCCCAAATTAGGTTTGAATGTGTCTCATGTTTGGAGTTATTTTGACAAAACTTTAGCTCCTCGCATGAATAGTTTTACCGGTTCATCTGAAATTGTTTCTTTAGATTTTCCAATCATTCGCCAGGAAAGATCATATGACCAGGTTATCATATCGAACCAAAACAACAACCAAGAATTGTACTTACATTCAATTACACCAATTCAATTTATCCAACAAATAACTGTTCCTCAATCACGAACAATAGTGGAATGTGTGCCACCAACTACAACACAAGCAGAATGGATAGATAAACAAAAACAACTGGATATAGGGGCTAACAGTCAtcctaatttttctttttctatgaaTACTACTTTGACCCAATCTCAAACAAG GAAAAACCACTCGATAATGCTTACCTATGAATCGTCGCAACAGGAACTCACAAATGACAAATGGGCATGGCGCAAGTATGGTCAGAAGTATATAAAAGGTTCCCCATTTCCAAG GAATTACTATAAGTGTAGCACATCAAAACACTGTGAAGCAAAGAAACAAATTGAGAAAAGCTCAAAGGATGAGGACATTTTCTTGGTATCTTGTTCCGGTGAACACAATCATGATCCACCCAAGAGCCGTAGATATCTTGCTAGTTGCAACAATAATTCCAAATTGAATCTTCCAAAAGGCATAAATATTTCACCCAAAGAATCAATATTTAACGCATCATCATCCTTGTCCAAGCGCGTTAAGCATTCAACAGATGTTGCTTCTCCAATTATCGGAACTAAGCCTCCACTTGAAATCGGGAGCAAAAACAAAATGGTTGTTGCTATCGTGCATAACATAGGTGATGGTGAAGAAAAGGTAGACATGAATGAAGATATTTTCATGGGTATTGATCAACTCTAA